One Exiguobacterium sp. BMC-KP genomic window, GAAATCCTAATTTTTGTACTAATGCATTGGAAGCGATATTTTCAGGTGCAACGAGAGCACTAATCCGGTGGAGAGCAAATTCTTCAAAGCCATATGTCAGAACAGCCCTCGCCGCTTCCGAAGCGACACCACGTTGCCAATGATCTTGACTGACTTCAAAACCAATCTCCGCCCGATGATATTGAGAGAGCCAGTTATGAAAACCGATCGTCCCGATCAATTGATTCGTTTGCGCATCAGCAATTGCCCAGCGAATCGCTTTACCTTGCGTGAACTGTTCCTTAAAGTAACTGATGACATTTTTGGCTTCATAGACCGTCACGAGCGGATCCGATCCATAATAGTACATGACTTCATCATCTGATAAGATTTTAAACAATTCACGTGCGTCGCGGTTTTCGAGCTCACGTAATATGAAGCGCTCGGTCCGCAATTCCGGGAATGGCTTTCGCAAGCCCCACATGCTCCATCACCCCTCTTTATGCTTCTCTATGTAGTATGCCCGTTTTCAGAAGTAAATATCCTTTCAGGCAATTCGAAGTTTTGCTACTATTAAATTATGAAGTAATTAGTCATGGAAAGGAAGCGAAGTGGTATGTCGAGTGCGTTACTTTACTTATATGAGGACGAGGAAAATCAACGGTTGACGATGTCGGGGGTCCATTTCTCTGATTTCGCTGCAGCAGTCGATTTGAAACGTCCTTTACTCATTTCAGGAAGTAATTTCAAACAGACGAAACAATCTTTTCGAACGATGCTTCATTATATCGAAGCACATGAAATCGAACAGTTTTCACAATCAACGGATATTCAGCGTCATCCTTTGATTGCTATTGATATTCGCTCATCCCATTCGCTCGATGTATTGACGGATGTCGAAATCGCGGAATTATTATTTCTAATGCATATGAAACGAGGAACACCACTTCCCTTCCTTGACTCGATCGAGAATGAACTGGTTTATTTTAGCGAATACGATGGTCTTCATGCTTCTGTTTATTTAAAAGATTGGTCACGAGTGGAACAACTGATCGCCGACCTCGTCCAACGGAAATTTCGACAGCATGCTCGATCCGTTGCCTCGATTGCTTTAACAGCTGAAATCATGATTCACATCCGTCAACTTCTCGGAGAAGGCGTTTTGATTGATTTTGAAAGTGCAAAACGATCTGTTTTCTCAAGAAATATTACAATCCCCGTATATGTGGCAGGACGATATGAAGATATGAGTGTATTACGTGAAGATTTTGAAGCAGAGAAAGAATCAATCCTTCGACGAGGAACGTTAGTTTGTCGCAAGAAGAAATGGAGTTTTGAGTTAGATTGACCTTTAGCATCTTTTTCTTTTTGGAAAAGGATGCTTTTGTTCTATTTGAATTTTAAATGACGACTCCCTCTTAACAACTATTTCTCTCTATATGACAATATCTTTAAAAAATTATTCGAATTTTCACACAAAATAAGACTAGCATCTTGTGAAGACTTCGCTATAATGAGGATAACCTTTTAAAGATAGAAGTTAGACCCGGTTTTTTATAGGGAAAGCACTGGAATCAGCAGAAGGAGGAATTCAATATGGATCAGTTAAAAGTGAACGGAATTGGCTCATTCACGAAATTTGCGACAAATGGGAACATCCTGAAATTAAAGGATGCAACGCTCGGTGAAGTGAAATTGTCGCTGAATGAAGCGAGTTCAATGACCATCGCCCCGGTCGATGAAGAAAACGGTCTTTTCATCATCAAAGGGCAACAGCAGGAATCGCTTGTGGAACTGACGTTACCGCGTCAATCCTGTGAGGTCGTTCACGCTTGGCTCCTCCATAAATTAAAACGCCATAAAAAAACACGCTCGATTGCAACGAGCTGATATTTTTATCTGAAACGCCTCAAACAGAGAATCCTATTTCTGCTCGAGGCGTTCTCTATTTTAAAAAACTCGGCGGTGAATTTTCAGAAAATATTGTTTTATTAGATTCATCATGTTATTCTTAGAAAAATTCAAACAGGAGGTTTTAAACATGACACACGCTACACTCATCCAAGAACGACTGATTGTGATTAAGAGTAGGGACTGAAGATTCATTTCTCGTTTGAGAAAATGAAGATCCAGGCCCTTTTCGTCATTTCGACAAGGCGTCTGAGCAAACGACGCCTATCCACAAATTTAGTGGATGAGGCTTTTTTTATGAAATTAGGATGAATGGAGGACAACACATGTTTAAGACAAAAGATACATTTGCTTTAGGATTTATGATTTTTGCTTTATTTTTCGGTGCGGGTAACCTGATCTTCCCACCGGAACTCGGTGCGCTTGCGGGTTCACAGTTCCTTCCTGCCATCCTTGGTTTTATCGTAACGGGTGTCGGTCTTCCTTTACTCGGCTTACTGGCAGTTGCCTCTATCGGAGGTGGCATCAAAACACTTGCTGCACCGCTCCCACGTTTTGTAGGTGCTGCCTTGACGTTCGCACTCTATGTTGCGATCGGTCCCTTTTTCGGGATTCCGCGAACATCCGTCGTCACGTATGAGCTCGGAGTCGTACCATTCCTTGGTGCTCCCTCACAAATGACGTTGATCATCTCATCGAGTCTCTTTTTCCTTTCCACGCTTTATCTTGTACTACGACCAGGAAAATTACTCGAGATCATCGGGCGTTTCATCACACCATTATTACTGATTGCTCTTGCCGCATTAAGCATCAGTAGCATCGTTTCGCCACTTTCGAGTGTCGCTTCACCGAACGAGGCGTATGAGACGACTGGACAGGCATTCATTCAAGGTTTCCTTCAAGGATACTTAACGCTTGATGCACTCGGTGCCTTGGTATTTGGTGTCGTCGTACTGCATACATTGAAAAGCCGCGGCGTTCATGAACGAAATGCACAATTTAAAGTCGTCACTCGTGCCGGAATCATCGCTGCCACTGCTTTGACTCTCGTCTATGTCGGACTTGGAATGATCGGACGTAACACATTTGCCGCCATCGGAAAAGTTGATGGTCCAGCACTTCTTCAGCATTATGCAAATACTGCATTCGGCTCAATCGGTTTAGCTGTACTTGGTCTTGCGATCTTGCTTGCATGTTTGACGACATCAGTTGGTCTCGTCACCGCATTTGCAGAATATATGATGACGATTTCCAACCGTGTATCTTTAAAGGCGGCAAGTATCTTCACGACTGTTCTTGGTCTTACGGTATCCATCGTCGGATTGCAGACATTGTTATCCATCGCTGTTCCGGTATTGATGTTCCTTTATCCAATCGTCATCGTCTTGATCGCATTGACATTCATGCGTCATCTGTTCCGTCGTAAGTCGGTCGTTTATCAATCAACTCTTGGAGTAACGATTTTCTTCTCATTCTGTAGTGCGTTGAATCAACTTTCGCTTTTCCCGGGAAATCTTAAAACGTTCTATCAATCCTTACCTTTAGTAGATCAAAGTTTAGAATGGTTATTCCCAACACTCATCGCCTTCGGTATCAGTTCATGGTTTGGACACGTTTCCAGTGCTTCTATTACACAAAAACGCGCTAGCTAGTGATTCCGCTTTCATCGCTATGGTATGATGAACAAAATGGTTATATTAATGGAGGCGTCATATACATGGATAAGATTGCTTGGATTACCGACAGCATGGCTTTTTTTGAGCCAGGAGAGGCTGAAAAAATCGGAGTCCATGTGATACCGACTTTACTCATCTTAAACGGAGAGTCTTACCGGGAGTATGTCGATATCTCGATTGAACAGCTTGATCAAAAAATGCGAGAAGATGCTCACGCTTCACCGACGACTTCTCAACCATCATTCGGTGACTTCGTGACCTTGTATGAACAATTACTTGAAGATGGCTATGATTACGGGTATGCGATTCATATCACGAGTGGATTGAGCGGCACGTATTCGAGTTCCGTCGCTGCAGCTGAAGCCGTCGGTTTCCCCTTATACGCAATTGATTCGTATACAGGTGCTGCGAATCAGCAAGAACTTGTCCGAATCGCACAACGACTCGTTGCTGCTGGTAAAGGTCCAGATGAAGTCATGTCTACGCTTGAGACATTCAAGCACAAATCGCATTTTTATCTGATCATCGGAAATATGGAGACGATGCGACGGAGCGGACGTGTCTCTGGAAGTCAATTTTTATTAGCAAACATGCTCAATATTAAACCAATTGCTCAATTTAATGAGGAAGGACGACTTGTCCCATTTAAAAAAGTCCGTTCCATCAAAAAAGCTTTTAAAGAAATGGTCAGTGAAATTTCATCAAAAGTCAGTGCTCATGGTGTATATGATCGGACGCTTTATGTCAGTCACACGCTCGCTCATGCTGCTGCTGAAGAACTAAAACGTTTGATCGTAACAGAACATCCTGGAATCAATGTCCACATCACACAATTCGGTCCTTCTATCTTGGCACACGCTGGTGCTGAGACGGTCGGTGTGTATTGGTTCGATGAGATTCCTTTACCGGCAACTTGATATCTTACGCTAAACGATGAAAACCGGACGGTCTGTTTGAGACCGTCCGGTTTTTTCATGTTGTTTCATATTTAAGAAATAATTCTTCTAATAACAAAGCTTCATCCGTTGTCCGCTGAATAGGATCATGCGGAAGTGTGATTAAACTTGATAATGTTTCAGAAGGATATACATCAAACGATACTTGC contains:
- a CDS encoding GNAT family N-acetyltransferase, producing the protein MWGLRKPFPELRTERFILRELENRDARELFKILSDDEVMYYYGSDPLVTVYEAKNVISYFKEQFTQGKAIRWAIADAQTNQLIGTIGFHNWLSQYHRAEIGFEVSQDHWQRGVASEAARAVLTYGFEEFALHRISALVAPENIASNALVQKLGFQAEGLLEDYAYSHGRFMDLTMYRMLASEWKG
- the brnQ gene encoding branched-chain amino acid transport system II carrier protein; the encoded protein is MFKTKDTFALGFMIFALFFGAGNLIFPPELGALAGSQFLPAILGFIVTGVGLPLLGLLAVASIGGGIKTLAAPLPRFVGAALTFALYVAIGPFFGIPRTSVVTYELGVVPFLGAPSQMTLIISSSLFFLSTLYLVLRPGKLLEIIGRFITPLLLIALAALSISSIVSPLSSVASPNEAYETTGQAFIQGFLQGYLTLDALGALVFGVVVLHTLKSRGVHERNAQFKVVTRAGIIAATALTLVYVGLGMIGRNTFAAIGKVDGPALLQHYANTAFGSIGLAVLGLAILLACLTTSVGLVTAFAEYMMTISNRVSLKAASIFTTVLGLTVSIVGLQTLLSIAVPVLMFLYPIVIVLIALTFMRHLFRRKSVVYQSTLGVTIFFSFCSALNQLSLFPGNLKTFYQSLPLVDQSLEWLFPTLIAFGISSWFGHVSSASITQKRAS
- a CDS encoding DegV family protein; the protein is MDKIAWITDSMAFFEPGEAEKIGVHVIPTLLILNGESYREYVDISIEQLDQKMREDAHASPTTSQPSFGDFVTLYEQLLEDGYDYGYAIHITSGLSGTYSSSVAAAEAVGFPLYAIDSYTGAANQQELVRIAQRLVAAGKGPDEVMSTLETFKHKSHFYLIIGNMETMRRSGRVSGSQFLLANMLNIKPIAQFNEEGRLVPFKKVRSIKKAFKEMVSEISSKVSAHGVYDRTLYVSHTLAHAAAEELKRLIVTEHPGINVHITQFGPSILAHAGAETVGVYWFDEIPLPAT